Proteins encoded within one genomic window of Triticum aestivum cultivar Chinese Spring chromosome 2D, IWGSC CS RefSeq v2.1, whole genome shotgun sequence:
- the LOC123049311 gene encoding protein argonaute 2, with product MSCFSLRLASLYAHVAYYTLLRRDHRLALLLEGAAAGHVPRAGGGLRRELAVVEGGRRRGEEAWEEDDALAGRVGGGRHGGGRGSGDGDELGRDRETAKQADTRGSGSESGGEASALEKVRMQATEASANGRRRAGPRPWQKGLHNSRAGPGETKAAVAPSIGLLELANPVGGKASAARPRVPEHGLCPSCNRASAQTAGDQQSRVVVVGSCPRRL from the exons ATGAGCTGCTTCTCTCTCCGGCTCGCGTCCCTTTACGCCCATGTCGCCTATTACACCTTGCTCCGCCGCGACCACAGGCTCGCGCTCCTCCTGGAAGGCGCTGCTGCTGGCCATGTTCCTCGTGCAGGCGGTGGCCTGCGCCGTGAGCTCGCGGTGGTCGAGGGAGGACGCCGTCGCGGCGAGGAAGCGTGGGAGGAGGATGACGCGCTTGCAGGCCGAGTCGGCGGAGGCCGGCATGGGGGCGGTCGAGGCAGTGGTGACGGTGATGAACTCGGACGGGACAGGGAAACAGCCAAACAGGCCGACACGAGGGGTAGTGGGAGCGAGAGCGGCGGCGAGGCAAGCGCGTTGGAGAAGGTGCGGATGCAGGCGACCGAGGCCAGCGCCAACGGGAGACGCAGGGCCGGCCCTAGGCCATGGCAAAAG GGCCTTCATAATTCTAGGGCCGGCCCTGGGGAGACGAAAGCGGCCGTTGCTCCCTCGATCGGGTTGTTGGAGCTCGCCAACCCGGTGGGAGGCAAGGCAAGTGCTGCGCGACCCCGCGTCCCGGAACATGGCCTTTGCCCGTCCTGTAACCGCGCGTCTGCCCAGACTGCCGGCGACCAGCAGTCCCGCGTCGTCGTCGTGGGGAGCTGCCCGCGTCGGCTATAG
- the LOC123049310 gene encoding uncharacterized protein codes for MRFEAHGRKYSVDIVKGAHRTRIKGSGRKKFTSDFSIQKGVVVIFDLDRRPRQAYVVAQSVDLHTDVDEEMIDGGISDVDEDGGNIKIEYTGGLTLNDAQQDILNELVLSFKSKFLGVSFVHCLTTTDTQVGQMKVPERVATSLNIPKKGLACVRLSSGEAKTRVEYSTSTDGRIAFNKKQWRRFLSKTTLEINDCIFMFFKASSKSCMNVTVVVSKL; via the exons ATGCGTTTTGAAGCCCATGGACGCAAGTACTCTGTCGACATTGTGAAGGGGGCACACAGGACCAGGATCAAGGGGAGTGGCCGGAAGAAATTCACTTCTGACTTTTCTATTCAGAAGGGTGTTGTGGTCATTTTTGACTTGGACAGGCGTCCCCGCCAGGCATATGTTGTCGCTCAAAGTGTTGACTTGCACACAGACGTGGATGAAGAGATGATAGATGGAGGCATCTCAGATGTGGATGAAGACGGTGGCAACATAAAGATCGAGTATACAGGGGGTCTAACTCTGAATGATGCACAACAGGACATTCTCAATGAACTGGTGCTCAGCTTCAAGTCCAAGTTTTTAGGAGTGTCTTTTGTACACTGTCTTACTACAACTGACACTCAAGTTGGACAAATG AAAGTGCCAGAGAGGGTTGCTACAAGCTTGAACATCCCTAAAAAAGGGTTGGCTTGTGTTCGTCTAAGCAGTGGGGAGGCAAAGACTCGTGTTGAATACAGCACGTCTACTGATGGACGTATAGCTTTCAACAAAAAGCAGTGGAGGCGTTTCCTTTCAAAGACTACCCTGGAAATCAATGACTGCATCTTCATGTTCTTCAAGGCCAGCAGCAAGTCTTGCATGAATGTTACTGTTGTCGTCAGCAAGCTTTAA